A region of Alteromonadaceae bacterium 2753L.S.0a.02 DNA encodes the following proteins:
- a CDS encoding acetoacetyl-[acyl-carrier protein] synthase gives MPSHLPVIVGFGGYNPAGRSSGHQAYRRMVFESLSTSLQKETHLALACLMGDPAKSREDVLNSTLIRRIEPNFFEVENTAIGKSITLKADSSSPVSFVIAGKDLPHPMPANWRADPLDEGGKRYKITINNDQTVLLQCSSRMSVQAAGQLPSGFDPASHYRSQHHPRGLQLSVLGASDAVRSLGIDWKVIADAVNPDQIAVYSSSVMSQLDNNGFGGMLHSRPNASRVTSKQLALGLNTMPADFVNAYVLGSVGATGGITGACATFLYNLQRGVDDIKSGRRKVVVVGASEAPIIPEVMDGYAAMSALATDADLAKLDGLNAGELPNHRRASRPFGENCGFTLAESAQYAVLMADELAVELGAQVFGAVPGVYVNADGHKKSISAPGAGNFVTMAKAVALAKTLLGETAIQQRSFVQAHGSSTPHNRTTESKIFHEVASAFGISNWPVAAVKSYLGHSLGPASGDQLSASLGVFAHGIVPGIKTIDKVADDVYAERLRLSNRDMELGEGNLDVAFLNSKGFGGNNATAAVLSPDVVEGYIQRRYSKATLADYRSKLDKTQTQAAIYLQQADEGQLNPIYEFGTDLIDESAIKISHDEIRLPGYEKAIPLGDSEGFEFD, from the coding sequence ATGCCTTCTCATTTACCAGTCATTGTAGGTTTTGGTGGCTACAATCCTGCAGGCCGCAGTTCGGGTCATCAGGCATACCGCCGCATGGTGTTTGAAAGCCTGTCGACAAGCTTGCAGAAAGAAACCCATCTTGCGCTTGCTTGTTTGATGGGAGACCCCGCCAAATCCCGTGAAGATGTGCTCAACAGTACGCTTATACGCCGAATTGAACCCAATTTTTTTGAAGTGGAAAACACAGCTATTGGCAAAAGTATCACGCTTAAAGCCGATTCCAGTTCGCCTGTATCATTTGTTATTGCCGGTAAAGACCTGCCTCATCCTATGCCCGCGAACTGGCGTGCAGATCCCTTAGACGAAGGCGGCAAGCGCTACAAAATTACCATTAATAACGATCAAACGGTCCTGTTACAGTGTTCCAGTCGTATGTCTGTGCAAGCTGCCGGGCAACTGCCCAGTGGTTTTGATCCTGCCAGCCATTACCGTTCTCAGCATCACCCGAGGGGCCTGCAGTTGTCTGTATTAGGGGCTAGCGATGCCGTTAGGTCCTTAGGAATTGATTGGAAGGTGATAGCCGATGCGGTAAATCCTGATCAGATTGCTGTATACAGTAGCAGTGTCATGAGCCAGCTCGACAACAACGGCTTCGGTGGAATGTTGCATTCCAGGCCGAATGCAAGCCGTGTGACATCCAAACAATTGGCCCTGGGTCTCAATACCATGCCTGCCGACTTTGTGAATGCTTATGTACTCGGTAGTGTGGGCGCAACAGGTGGCATCACTGGTGCCTGCGCAACTTTTTTATATAACCTGCAACGGGGTGTTGATGATATTAAATCCGGGCGGCGAAAGGTGGTGGTTGTTGGTGCTAGCGAGGCGCCAATTATCCCCGAGGTGATGGATGGATACGCAGCTATGAGCGCGCTAGCCACGGATGCGGATCTGGCAAAGCTGGATGGTTTAAACGCCGGCGAGTTACCCAATCATCGCCGCGCCAGTCGCCCCTTTGGTGAAAACTGTGGTTTTACACTGGCTGAATCCGCACAATATGCAGTGCTTATGGCTGATGAATTGGCTGTGGAACTCGGTGCGCAAGTATTCGGTGCAGTACCTGGAGTTTATGTTAATGCCGACGGCCACAAAAAATCCATATCGGCTCCGGGAGCAGGTAATTTTGTGACTATGGCGAAAGCGGTGGCCTTGGCAAAAACACTGCTCGGCGAAACAGCAATTCAGCAGCGCAGTTTTGTACAGGCACACGGCTCCAGTACACCTCATAACCGTACTACTGAATCCAAAATTTTTCACGAAGTCGCCAGTGCGTTCGGCATCTCTAATTGGCCGGTAGCTGCTGTGAAGTCGTATCTTGGTCATTCTCTGGGTCCGGCGAGTGGAGATCAATTGAGTGCTTCGTTAGGCGTGTTTGCACACGGCATTGTTCCGGGAATAAAAACCATTGATAAGGTAGCGGATGACGTGTACGCAGAGCGCTTGCGGTTATCCAACCGCGATATGGAATTGGGTGAAGGGAATCTCGACGTCGCCTTCCTTAACTCCAAAGGTTTCGGTGGTAACAATGCCACAGCTGCCGTGCTTTCTCCCGATGTTGTTGAGGGCTATATACAACGACGTTATTCTAAAGCCACACTCGCAGATTATCGTTCGAAGCTGGATAAAACTCAGACGCAGGCAGCCATCTATTTACAGCAAGCCGACGAGGGGCAGCTCAACCCCATTTATGAATTTGGCACTGATTTAATTGATGAAAGCGCCATTAAAATTTCTCACGATGAAATTCGTCTACCCGGATATGAAAAGGCGATTCCGTTGGGTGATAGTGAAGGGTTCGAATTCGATTAA
- a CDS encoding ATP-dependent Clp protease protease subunit, whose product MPQFDLMGGNATAVQNSLVPIVVEQTARGERSYDIYSRLLKERVIFLVGQVEDHMANLVVAQLLFLEAENPDKDIHLYINSPGGSVTAGLSIYDTMQFIKPDVSTMCIGQACSMGAFLLTAGAAGKRYCLPNARTMIHQPSGGAQGQASDIHIHAQEILKIRSRLNELMASHTGRTVDEIARDTERDNFMSAEQSKEYGLIDEVLYQRSNGEG is encoded by the coding sequence ATGCCTCAATTCGATTTGATGGGTGGCAACGCCACTGCGGTACAAAATTCGCTGGTCCCGATCGTTGTTGAACAAACAGCGCGTGGTGAACGCTCCTATGACATATATTCACGACTCTTAAAAGAGCGCGTGATATTTTTAGTCGGCCAGGTGGAAGATCACATGGCTAATCTGGTAGTCGCGCAATTGTTGTTTTTGGAAGCAGAAAATCCCGACAAAGACATCCATCTTTACATAAACTCACCGGGTGGTTCAGTCACCGCGGGCTTGTCAATTTACGATACTATGCAATTCATCAAGCCAGATGTTAGTACAATGTGTATCGGGCAGGCCTGCAGCATGGGTGCGTTTCTGCTAACTGCAGGCGCTGCCGGCAAACGCTACTGTCTACCGAATGCCCGTACGATGATCCATCAGCCATCAGGCGGCGCGCAAGGTCAGGCCAGTGATATACACATTCACGCCCAGGAAATCCTCAAGATTCGCTCGCGTTTGAATGAACTCATGGCCTCACATACGGGTAGAACTGTCGATGAAATCGCTCGAGACACCGAGCGTGATAACTTTATGAGTGCAGAGCAGTCAAAAGAATACGGTTTAATCGACGAAGTTCTATACCAGCGTAGTAATGGTGAAGGGTGA
- a CDS encoding acetyl-CoA acyltransferase — MNLQATDVVIVDYARSPMGRAKNGCFRFLRADDMSAQLMQALLARNEALHAEEIDDVIWGCVMQRGEQGFNIARNSLLRAGLPHSLPGQTVNRLCGSSMSALHTAAANIIAGLGDTYLVGGVEHMGHIDMNENVDFNPALGLTMAKAAGSMGLTAEYLALLHGIGREQMDEFGARSHQRAAAATERGDFAREIVPMRGHDEDGTPIMVRSDETIRADTTKEVLATLKPVFNPKGGTVTAGTSSQVTDGASAMLVMSSPKAKALGLTPIARIRAMTLAGVDPSIMGYGPVPSTRKALQQLGLTMADIDRVELNEAFAAQALPVLKDLDLLEVMDDKVNLYGGAIALGHPFGCSGTRITGTLLSVMQNTDANLGIATMCIGLGQGITTVLERT, encoded by the coding sequence ATGAATTTACAAGCAACAGATGTAGTAATAGTCGATTACGCCCGCAGTCCAATGGGGCGGGCTAAAAATGGTTGTTTCCGTTTTTTGCGTGCCGACGACATGAGTGCGCAGCTCATGCAGGCGTTGCTCGCCCGGAACGAGGCATTGCACGCCGAGGAGATCGATGATGTGATCTGGGGGTGTGTGATGCAGCGCGGTGAGCAGGGTTTTAATATTGCCCGCAATTCGCTGTTACGTGCTGGTTTGCCTCACAGCTTACCGGGTCAAACGGTGAACCGCTTGTGTGGCTCCTCCATGTCGGCTCTACACACCGCAGCAGCCAACATCATAGCTGGATTGGGCGACACCTATTTGGTGGGGGGCGTGGAACATATGGGCCACATCGACATGAACGAGAATGTCGATTTTAATCCCGCGTTAGGCTTAACCATGGCGAAGGCTGCCGGTTCTATGGGGCTTACCGCAGAATATCTTGCGCTGTTACACGGTATTGGCCGAGAGCAGATGGATGAGTTCGGCGCCCGTTCGCATCAGCGTGCCGCCGCAGCCACAGAGCGTGGTGATTTCGCGCGGGAAATAGTACCCATGCGAGGGCACGACGAAGACGGTACACCAATCATGGTGCGCAGCGATGAGACCATTCGCGCCGATACAACTAAAGAAGTGCTTGCCACCCTTAAACCGGTGTTTAATCCAAAGGGCGGCACGGTGACCGCGGGAACTTCGTCGCAAGTTACCGACGGAGCTTCGGCGATGTTAGTGATGTCATCGCCGAAAGCCAAAGCTTTGGGATTAACCCCCATCGCTAGAATCCGCGCTATGACCCTGGCGGGTGTTGATCCATCAATAATGGGATATGGCCCTGTACCATCGACTCGCAAAGCTCTACAGCAGCTCGGCTTAACCATGGCGGATATCGATAGGGTTGAGCTCAATGAGGCTTTTGCGGCTCAGGCCTTGCCGGTTTTGAAGGATCTCGATTTGCTCGAGGTTATGGACGACAAAGTTAACCTCTACGGTGGTGCAATTGCGCTTGGCCATCCCTTCGGCTGTTCAGGTACGCGTATAACGGGCACGCTTTTGTCGGTGATGCAGAATACAGATGCCAACCTGGGGATTGCTACCATGTGTATCGGCCTGGGGCAGGGTATTACCACTGTTCTTGAACGTACCTAA
- a CDS encoding methyltransferase family protein gives MPVCPLCDSYDIVEFFEDSQRLYRQCQRCNLVFVEKYFHLSAGSEKAEYDKHNNLPNDPQYQNFLSRIVSPVTDLLSPGNRVLDFGCGPGPAIATMLAPFDIAVSTYDLYFCDNRAVLQERYHAVIATEVIEHLRQPKQTLQLIWQCVAAGGVFAAMSKLVINRDAFARWHYKNDPTHICFYSEATLNWLADCWQAELVLVAKDAFFFKKSGV, from the coding sequence ATGCCTGTTTGCCCCCTTTGCGACAGTTACGATATTGTTGAGTTCTTTGAAGATTCGCAGCGGCTTTACAGGCAGTGCCAGCGTTGCAATTTAGTATTTGTGGAAAAGTATTTCCACCTTTCTGCTGGGTCCGAAAAAGCAGAGTACGACAAACACAACAACCTTCCAAACGATCCCCAGTATCAAAATTTCCTAAGTCGAATCGTGAGCCCGGTTACGGACTTGTTATCGCCCGGTAATCGGGTTTTGGATTTCGGGTGCGGCCCTGGACCTGCGATTGCAACAATGTTGGCACCTTTTGATATAGCAGTTTCCACTTACGATCTTTACTTTTGCGACAATCGCGCAGTGCTGCAAGAACGGTATCACGCTGTCATAGCAACCGAAGTTATTGAACACCTTCGACAGCCAAAGCAAACCTTACAGCTTATCTGGCAATGCGTTGCTGCCGGAGGAGTGTTCGCAGCAATGAGCAAGTTGGTGATCAACAGGGATGCGTTTGCCCGGTGGCATTATAAAAACGATCCCACACACATATGTTTTTATTCCGAGGCTACGCTAAATTGGTTGGCCGACTGTTGGCAAGCTGAGCTGGTGTTAGTTGCTAAAGACGCATTTTTTTTTAAAAAATCAGGTGTATAA
- a CDS encoding 3-hydroxyacyl-CoA dehydrogenase/enoyl-CoA hydratase/3-hydroxybutyryl-CoA epimerase/enoyl-CoA isomerase has translation MIFNGNAFKLIDLGDGLVELQFDLQGESVNKFSFLAMDELGEALDLLETHNGLAGLLFTSAKDVFIVGADINEFGGVFAGGPENIKNYNIKTHSLFNRIEDLPVPSVVAINGYCLGGGMEVSLACDFRILSSNAKIGLPETRLGIIPGWGGTVRLPRLAGVDVAIEWIASGKEQSAETALKGNVVDGVVAPQKLRDAALQVLRSAVAGDLPYMPRREQKKAPLRINDTEGLLAFEGAKMFVKAQAGRNYPAPVAAVTSIQNGAKLARDDAQQIETELFVELAQSSVAQSLVGLFLSDQLIAKKAKKIAKGANQAIARAAVLGAGIMGGGIAYQSASKGTPVIMKDIAQQGLDLGLTEASKLLNKLLERGKITAAKMAEILTRIHATLSFDGFDTVDIVVEAVVENPKVKHAVLSEVEQHISDTTILCSNTSTISIDFLAEPLARPENFCGMHFFNPVHRMPLVEVIRGSKTSDAAIAATVAYANALGKKAIVVNDCPGFLVNRVLFPYFAGFAMLLRDGADFQQVDKVMERWGWPMGPAYLMDVVGIDTGVHAESVMAKGFPSRMGKNFKAASDVLFEADRLGQKNKNGFYNYEPDAKGKLQKISTQESYDLLKPHCSEKREFGDEEIIARLMVPMATELARCLEEDVVASVAEADMALVYGLGFPPFRGGIFRWLDETGLETFAEMAKPLSELGELYHLTDGMQARLASHQTYYPKP, from the coding sequence ATGATATTTAATGGTAATGCCTTCAAACTAATCGATTTGGGCGATGGCTTAGTAGAGCTACAGTTCGACTTACAGGGAGAGTCGGTTAACAAGTTTAGTTTTCTTGCGATGGACGAATTAGGTGAAGCGCTCGACCTGCTAGAAACACACAATGGTTTAGCCGGATTGCTGTTTACCAGCGCAAAAGATGTTTTCATTGTAGGCGCAGACATAAATGAGTTTGGTGGTGTTTTTGCAGGCGGCCCGGAAAACATTAAAAATTATAATATTAAAACCCACAGTCTGTTCAACCGTATTGAAGACCTTCCCGTTCCCTCGGTGGTTGCCATAAATGGTTATTGCCTGGGGGGCGGAATGGAAGTCAGCCTCGCCTGTGATTTTCGTATCCTGTCCAGTAATGCAAAAATAGGTTTGCCTGAAACCCGATTGGGGATAATTCCGGGTTGGGGCGGTACGGTGCGACTGCCACGCCTCGCGGGCGTTGATGTGGCCATTGAGTGGATCGCTTCTGGAAAAGAGCAGTCTGCGGAGACGGCTCTCAAAGGCAATGTGGTGGATGGGGTTGTGGCTCCACAAAAGTTACGGGATGCTGCATTGCAAGTACTGCGTTCTGCAGTGGCAGGTGATCTGCCTTATATGCCGAGGCGCGAACAGAAAAAAGCCCCTCTCAGAATTAATGACACTGAAGGCTTGTTGGCTTTCGAAGGCGCTAAAATGTTTGTGAAAGCGCAGGCTGGTCGCAACTATCCGGCGCCGGTTGCCGCAGTGACATCTATACAAAATGGCGCTAAGTTGGCGCGTGATGACGCGCAGCAAATAGAGACGGAACTGTTCGTGGAACTAGCCCAAAGCAGCGTTGCACAAAGTTTAGTTGGGCTATTTCTCAGCGATCAGCTTATCGCAAAGAAAGCGAAAAAAATTGCCAAGGGCGCCAATCAAGCTATTGCTCGTGCAGCGGTGTTGGGTGCAGGGATAATGGGTGGCGGCATTGCCTACCAGAGTGCCTCGAAAGGAACACCTGTCATCATGAAAGACATTGCTCAGCAAGGTCTTGATCTCGGGTTAACTGAAGCTTCAAAGCTGCTCAACAAGTTATTGGAACGCGGCAAAATAACAGCGGCGAAAATGGCTGAAATATTAACGCGAATACACGCAACTCTGAGTTTCGATGGTTTTGATACGGTTGATATCGTCGTTGAAGCGGTTGTAGAAAACCCAAAAGTGAAGCACGCGGTGTTAAGCGAAGTCGAACAGCATATTTCTGATACAACGATCCTCTGCTCAAACACTTCAACGATTTCCATAGACTTTCTCGCAGAGCCCTTAGCGCGACCTGAAAATTTTTGCGGCATGCATTTTTTTAATCCAGTGCACCGCATGCCCTTGGTAGAAGTGATTCGCGGTTCAAAAACATCGGATGCCGCTATTGCTGCAACGGTGGCCTACGCCAATGCACTAGGTAAAAAAGCTATTGTTGTGAACGACTGTCCGGGGTTTTTGGTCAATCGAGTGCTGTTTCCCTACTTTGCGGGTTTTGCCATGTTGCTGCGTGATGGAGCCGATTTTCAACAGGTTGATAAAGTTATGGAACGCTGGGGTTGGCCGATGGGACCGGCTTATTTAATGGACGTGGTCGGCATTGATACTGGGGTTCATGCGGAATCGGTTATGGCAAAGGGCTTTCCGAGTCGTATGGGGAAAAATTTCAAAGCAGCGTCAGATGTTCTGTTCGAAGCAGATCGCTTAGGACAAAAGAACAAAAACGGTTTTTACAATTATGAGCCCGATGCTAAGGGAAAACTGCAGAAAATATCGACGCAAGAAAGCTACGATCTACTCAAACCGCATTGTTCGGAAAAACGTGAATTTGGCGATGAAGAAATTATTGCGCGCCTTATGGTGCCAATGGCCACAGAGCTGGCCCGATGTCTTGAGGAAGATGTCGTGGCTTCAGTTGCAGAAGCCGACATGGCGCTCGTATATGGCTTGGGATTCCCGCCGTTTAGAGGAGGAATATTCCGTTGGCTCGATGAAACAGGGCTTGAAACATTTGCTGAAATGGCGAAACCGCTGTCGGAGCTGGGCGAACTCTATCACTTGACTGATGGTATGCAGGCCAGGCTCGCGTCGCATCAAACCTACTATCCCAAGCCTTGA
- a CDS encoding transcriptional regulator with XRE-family HTH domain yields the protein MVENFESAEQVSPVPEGRTKLGDRLQAVRKQRGLSQRELARRADVTNSTLSMIEQGKVSPSVASLEKILAAVPMSLQEFFSDSLDIHPPVYHHSDYVRVHKDGVENSIMPLPEAGHDGVYLSHQIYEPGSQISTEWMIRKGFVGGMVVKGELTLRLDGADYQLTAGEGFHFSLHRSHTLANKTTQNCVVITVSFSDRRA from the coding sequence ATGGTAGAAAACTTCGAAAGCGCCGAGCAGGTAAGCCCGGTGCCTGAAGGTCGGACCAAACTTGGAGACAGGCTCCAAGCGGTTCGTAAACAGCGGGGTTTGTCGCAACGTGAACTTGCGCGCCGCGCCGATGTCACCAATAGCACTTTATCGATGATCGAGCAGGGCAAGGTCAGTCCCTCAGTGGCCTCGCTCGAAAAAATTCTTGCCGCTGTTCCCATGAGCTTGCAGGAGTTTTTTTCAGATTCCCTGGATATCCATCCCCCGGTATACCACCATAGCGATTACGTCCGAGTCCACAAAGATGGCGTTGAAAATAGCATTATGCCATTGCCGGAAGCAGGGCATGACGGTGTTTACCTGTCACACCAAATCTATGAACCTGGAAGCCAAATAAGTACTGAATGGATGATTCGCAAAGGCTTCGTGGGCGGAATGGTTGTGAAAGGGGAGCTTACTTTGCGATTGGATGGCGCAGACTACCAGCTGACTGCGGGTGAGGGTTTCCACTTTTCCTTGCATCGCAGTCACACGCTTGCCAATAAAACAACACAAAATTGTGTTGTTATCACCGTATCGTTTAGTGATCGCCGGGCTTAA
- a CDS encoding transcriptional regulator GlxA family with amidase domain yields MSKLNICFVLCPNMLATSATLPMEQLVAAASLAKTSKLRKSYPLLNLSMISLTGDGVKTHTGLCLQPDYSIAECPAADIVYLPALWRNPERILRDQAQLIPWLQQQHENNCLLAAVGTGCWFLAEAGLLDHKPATTHWYYFSQFQERYPQVQLKRDHFITQAGNIYCAGSVNAFADLTVYFIQSHFGPLIASHVERHFFHENRRLYETTRGGHALAQVHPDEDIVQAQTWLRENMNQEVSLAELANHFGMSTRTFNRRFKAATDTTPLNYLQAVRIETAKDLLKSSNLSVAEIVFRVGYQDAAYFTSLFKRKLGTTPSQYRVTVRAKMFSPD; encoded by the coding sequence ATGTCCAAATTAAATATTTGTTTCGTGCTATGCCCAAATATGCTCGCCACCAGCGCGACACTGCCAATGGAGCAGTTGGTTGCTGCAGCCTCTCTGGCTAAAACCAGCAAACTGCGTAAAAGCTACCCCTTACTTAACCTATCAATGATTTCTCTTACTGGAGATGGGGTGAAAACGCACACCGGGCTGTGCTTGCAGCCGGATTATTCGATTGCGGAATGCCCTGCAGCAGATATCGTTTATCTTCCTGCGCTCTGGCGTAATCCAGAGCGTATTCTTCGAGATCAGGCTCAATTAATACCCTGGTTGCAGCAGCAGCATGAAAACAACTGTCTACTCGCAGCAGTGGGTACAGGCTGCTGGTTTTTGGCGGAAGCGGGTTTACTTGATCACAAACCCGCGACTACACATTGGTATTACTTTTCCCAATTTCAAGAACGCTATCCTCAAGTGCAACTCAAGCGGGATCATTTCATTACCCAGGCTGGAAATATTTATTGTGCCGGTAGCGTAAATGCGTTTGCAGATCTGACGGTTTATTTTATTCAGTCACACTTCGGGCCATTAATCGCCAGTCATGTTGAACGGCATTTTTTTCATGAAAACAGGCGTCTTTACGAAACAACGCGTGGTGGGCATGCACTAGCGCAAGTGCATCCCGACGAAGATATTGTGCAGGCGCAAACCTGGCTGAGAGAAAATATGAACCAGGAAGTGAGTCTTGCCGAGCTTGCCAATCATTTTGGTATGAGCACCCGCACATTCAACCGGCGCTTCAAAGCTGCAACTGACACGACGCCATTAAACTATTTGCAAGCAGTACGCATAGAAACCGCAAAAGATCTGCTTAAAAGTTCAAATCTTTCGGTCGCTGAAATTGTATTTCGTGTCGGCTATCAAGATGCCGCATATTTCACCAGTTTATTTAAGCGGAAGTTAGGAACCACGCCCAGTCAATACCGTGTCACTGTTCGTGCAAAAATGTTTTCTCCGGATTAA
- a CDS encoding trigger factor — translation MQVSIEATSGLERRLTVGIPAEVVDNEVEKRLKQAAKTVRINGFRQGKVPFKVVKKRFGDGVRQEVLGDTIQRSFYDAVQQESVRPAGQPSIEPKQMDEGQDVEYVATFEVYPEIELKDLDGVEITRFDAEINDADIDKMIETLQKGQASWEPVKRKSKKGDKATIDFEGKIDGEIFDGGSAKGHELELGSDSMIPGFEKGIIGMKSGETQVVNATFPEDYQVEDLRGKEAAFEITVHEVKGQKLPNLDDEFFAKFGVSEGGEEKFREEVKANMEREKQRAIKAKIKDQVMNALLDANPVDLPAALVKSEINAMRQQMVQQYGQSAQNLDLQALLPDDMFKQQAERRTALALIISEVVKAHELKADKDLVRGIVEEAASTYEDPQEVINYYFSNEQLLASAEAAALEEQVVEVLMSKANVSDATVSYDEVIKPAETPKSE, via the coding sequence ATGCAAGTTTCTATAGAAGCGACTTCCGGTTTAGAGCGTCGATTAACAGTCGGAATTCCTGCCGAGGTTGTCGATAATGAAGTGGAAAAACGCCTGAAACAAGCAGCAAAAACAGTGCGTATTAATGGCTTTCGTCAGGGCAAGGTTCCTTTTAAGGTTGTTAAAAAGCGCTTTGGCGATGGGGTACGACAGGAAGTATTGGGCGATACCATACAGCGTTCGTTCTACGATGCGGTTCAACAGGAATCAGTGCGTCCGGCTGGGCAACCCAGTATCGAGCCCAAACAAATGGACGAAGGTCAAGATGTCGAATATGTTGCCACCTTTGAAGTTTACCCCGAAATCGAACTCAAAGATCTTGATGGCGTGGAGATTACGCGTTTCGATGCTGAGATCAACGATGCTGATATCGACAAAATGATCGAAACCCTACAGAAGGGTCAGGCAAGCTGGGAGCCGGTTAAGCGAAAATCCAAAAAAGGCGACAAAGCCACCATTGATTTCGAAGGAAAAATCGATGGTGAAATCTTCGATGGCGGTTCTGCCAAGGGGCACGAGCTGGAATTGGGCTCCGACTCGATGATACCGGGCTTCGAGAAGGGCATAATCGGCATGAAATCGGGAGAAACCCAAGTCGTGAACGCGACATTTCCCGAAGACTATCAGGTCGAGGATCTTCGCGGCAAAGAAGCGGCCTTTGAAATAACCGTTCACGAAGTAAAAGGTCAGAAGTTGCCAAATCTCGACGACGAGTTTTTCGCAAAGTTTGGCGTTTCTGAGGGTGGTGAAGAGAAATTTCGCGAAGAGGTAAAGGCGAACATGGAGCGCGAAAAGCAGCGCGCCATTAAAGCTAAGATTAAAGACCAGGTGATGAATGCATTGTTGGACGCCAACCCCGTCGACTTGCCTGCAGCGCTTGTTAAAAGTGAGATAAATGCGATGCGCCAGCAGATGGTGCAGCAATACGGGCAGAGTGCCCAAAACCTGGATTTACAGGCACTGCTCCCGGATGACATGTTTAAGCAACAAGCGGAGCGTCGCACAGCGCTGGCACTGATCATTTCCGAAGTGGTAAAAGCTCACGAGCTTAAAGCCGACAAAGATCTGGTGCGTGGCATTGTGGAAGAAGCCGCATCGACATACGAAGATCCACAGGAAGTCATAAATTACTATTTTAGTAATGAGCAACTGCTCGCCAGCGCAGAAGCTGCGGCGCTCGAAGAGCAGGTGGTTGAAGTGTTGATGTCTAAGGCTAATGTAAGTGATGCAACAGTCAGTTACGACGAAGTTATTAAGCCGGCTGAAACGCCAAAAAGCGAGTAA
- a CDS encoding molecular chaperone IbpA translates to MRNFDFSPLYRSAIGFDRMANMLDSLSRADQAQPSYPPYNIELTGEDKYRISMAVAGFEQSELNIEAKQNTLTVTGKKITEQQNERQFLHQGIAARNFERRFQLADYVQVTGAALANGLLHIDLLREIPDAMKTRTIAISSDSNLGNNSQEVPKVEAVADSKASKVA, encoded by the coding sequence ATGCGTAACTTCGATTTTTCTCCCTTATACCGTTCTGCCATTGGTTTTGATCGTATGGCGAATATGCTAGATTCGCTGTCCCGCGCCGATCAGGCGCAACCCAGTTATCCACCCTACAATATTGAATTGACGGGTGAAGATAAGTACCGTATTTCCATGGCTGTGGCAGGCTTTGAACAATCAGAGTTAAATATTGAAGCGAAGCAAAATACGCTGACTGTAACTGGTAAAAAAATTACTGAACAACAAAACGAGCGTCAATTTTTGCATCAGGGAATTGCTGCTAGAAATTTCGAGCGAAGATTCCAATTGGCCGATTATGTTCAGGTGACTGGAGCTGCACTGGCCAATGGCTTGCTTCATATCGATCTGCTGCGAGAAATTCCTGATGCGATGAAAACCCGCACGATTGCAATTTCGAGCGACAGTAACTTGGGGAACAACTCACAGGAAGTTCCAAAGGTCGAAGCTGTAGCTGATTCAAAAGCTTCTAAAGTTGCTTGA